DNA sequence from the Terriglobia bacterium genome:
ATCGACTGGACCAATCCCCATGTTTGGTTCTATATCGATGTTAAAGACGAAGCCGGAAAGGTCACGAACTGGGGCCTGGAAATGGGCCCGCCGCACATGCTGCAGGCTGGCGGCTGGACGCGCACCACGATGAAGCTCGGTGATACGGTCAGCGTTCAG
Encoded proteins:
- a CDS encoding DUF6152 family protein; translated protein: MKKIVLGLMIGATILAAGVPLMAHHSFSAEFDSAKQVKLTGTVTKIDWTNPHVWFYIDVKDEAGKVTNWGLEMGPPHMLQAGGWTRTTMKLGDTVSVQ